Proteins encoded within one genomic window of Bemisia tabaci chromosome 2, PGI_BMITA_v3:
- the LOC109030453 gene encoding uncharacterized protein, with protein MFITTIFFLLAAAFTQSAVIPAPLVAPYATSYSAHSINHAYAVPAVAPAVPAVAAPLTAAPAPVVPAYRPYAYNPYAPAYAAPYTYPYLL; from the coding sequence ATGTTCATCACAACGATATTCTTCCTTCTGGCTGCCGCCTTCACCCAATCTGCGGTCATCCCAGCGCCTTTGGTGGCCCCGTACGCAACCAGCTACTCAGCGCACAGCATCAACCACGCCTACGCTGTACCAGCTGTCGCGCCCGCTGTCCCTGCCGTGGCAGCACCTCTCaccgccgcccccgcccccgtgGTGCCCGCCTACCGCCCTTACGCCTACAATCCTTACGCTCCTGCATATGCTGCCCCTTACACTTACCCTTACTTGCTGTAG